A single window of Acinetobacter wuhouensis DNA harbors:
- a CDS encoding Txe/YoeB family addiction module toxin translates to MTRLTSFTPTAWETYIYWQSQDRKTLKRINTLIKECQRTPFEGIGKPEALLGDLSGLWSRRIDEKNRLVYEVTDTAITVISCRYHYE, encoded by the coding sequence ATGACACGACTGACTAGTTTCACGCCTACAGCTTGGGAAACTTATATTTATTGGCAAAGCCAAGATAGAAAGACGCTCAAAAGAATCAATACTTTAATCAAAGAATGTCAACGTACACCCTTTGAAGGTATTGGGAAGCCTGAAGCTTTACTCGGTGATTTATCTGGATTGTGGAGCAGACGTATAGATGAAAAGAATCGACTGGTCTATGAAGTCACAGATACAGCAATCACCGTAATTTCCTGCCGTTATCACTATGAATAA
- the dmpG gene encoding 4-hydroxy-2-oxovalerate aldolase, whose product MSKIIINDMTLRDGMHPMRHQTTPEQMVAIAIALDDAGVPLIEVTHGDGLGGNSVNYGFAAATDEEYLKAVIPNLKQAKVSALLLPGIGTVDHLKMAHDVGVATIRVATHSTEADVSEQHITAARKLGMDTVGFLMMAHMATPEKLLEEAQKMVSYGANCIYVTDSAGYMLPQDVTDRVGILRANLASDIEIGFHGHHNLGMGVANSVAAVDAGAKRVDLASAGLGAGAGNTPLELFVAVANRMQMETGVDLFKVQDIAEELIVPMMQQPIRADRDAATLGYAGVYSSFLLFAKRAEAKYGVSAREILLELGRRGTVGGQEDMIEDLALTMSKAKEANA is encoded by the coding sequence ATGTCTAAGATTATTATTAATGATATGACTTTACGTGATGGTATGCACCCGATGCGCCATCAAACTACCCCTGAGCAAATGGTTGCGATTGCAATTGCACTCGATGATGCGGGTGTCCCGTTAATCGAAGTGACGCATGGTGATGGTTTAGGTGGTAACTCGGTTAACTACGGTTTTGCTGCTGCAACTGATGAAGAATACTTAAAAGCCGTTATTCCGAATTTAAAACAAGCTAAAGTATCAGCTTTACTGTTACCTGGAATCGGTACGGTTGACCATCTGAAAATGGCACATGATGTGGGTGTCGCAACGATTCGTGTGGCAACGCATTCAACTGAAGCCGATGTTTCTGAACAGCATATTACTGCTGCACGTAAACTTGGTATGGACACCGTGGGCTTCTTGATGATGGCACACATGGCTACTCCTGAGAAATTACTCGAAGAAGCACAGAAAATGGTGTCTTACGGTGCAAACTGTATTTACGTGACTGACTCAGCAGGTTATATGCTTCCACAGGATGTGACTGATCGTGTCGGTATCTTACGTGCTAATCTTGCTTCTGATATCGAAATCGGTTTCCACGGTCACCATAACTTAGGCATGGGCGTAGCGAACTCTGTGGCTGCAGTTGATGCAGGTGCAAAACGTGTCGATTTAGCATCTGCAGGTTTAGGTGCAGGTGCGGGTAATACACCACTTGAACTGTTTGTTGCTGTGGCGAACCGTATGCAGATGGAAACAGGTGTGGATCTGTTCAAAGTACAGGATATTGCTGAAGAGTTGATTGTACCGATGATGCAACAACCGATTCGTGCGGATCGTGATGCAGCGACTTTAGGTTATGCAGGCGTGTATTCTTCATTCCTGTTGTTTGCTAAACGTGCTGAAGCAAAATATGGTGTATCAGCTCGTGAAATTCTGCTTGAACTGGGTCGCCGTGGTACGGTGGGTGGTCAGGAAGATATGATCGAAGATCTTGCATTGACTATGTCTAAAGCTAAAGAGGCGAATGCTTAA
- a CDS encoding DUF1345 domain-containing protein, producing the protein MRTIHTFHRFKSGVQSRPYFFISFIITALLYVMIAFSTNWNWSTNLLFSWNIAIFVYLILTMKTLWTTNRAHILKRAQQQDASKWIILFLVILSLIMCFIAIIIELTHLPNDHMVKLGHLILAMVTIIFAWLFMHTIFAIHYAHDFYLAVAKHQDGGLDFPKTPEPTYPEFIYFSYVIGTSAQTADVSLTSSSMRTLNILHILLVYGFNTTILAICINVAASFIMS; encoded by the coding sequence ATGAGGACAATACATACGTTTCACCGCTTCAAGTCAGGAGTGCAATCTCGTCCTTACTTTTTTATAAGCTTTATCATCACAGCCCTACTCTATGTAATGATCGCTTTTTCAACAAATTGGAATTGGTCTACAAATCTATTATTCAGTTGGAATATTGCTATTTTTGTCTATCTTATTTTGACCATGAAAACATTATGGACAACCAATCGAGCGCATATTTTAAAACGAGCACAGCAACAAGATGCCAGTAAATGGATCATCCTATTTTTAGTCATTTTAAGCCTAATCATGTGTTTTATCGCGATTATTATTGAATTAACACATTTGCCAAATGATCATATGGTCAAATTAGGGCATTTGATTTTAGCAATGGTCACCATCATTTTCGCATGGTTATTTATGCACACCATTTTTGCGATTCACTATGCGCATGACTTTTATTTAGCAGTCGCAAAACATCAAGATGGTGGCTTAGATTTTCCTAAAACACCTGAACCCACTTATCCAGAATTTATATATTTTAGTTATGTAATTGGCACTTCTGCACAAACTGCTGATGTTTCTTTAACCTCAAGTTCAATGCGTACACTGAATATTTTACATATCCTTTTGGTGTATGGATTTAACACCACAATTTTGGCGATCTGTATCAATGTTGCTGCGAGTTTTATTATGAGCTGA
- a CDS encoding type II toxin-antitoxin system Phd/YefM family antitoxin: MHVFTYTDARNNLKTVLDKVIDDADVAVITRKEGQHAVVMGQDYYNSIMETLHLLSSPSNAAHLAKSIAELRASKAVERELLDDTTD; encoded by the coding sequence ATGCACGTATTTACATATACAGATGCACGTAACAATCTAAAAACTGTTTTAGATAAAGTGATAGATGATGCCGATGTCGCTGTAATTACTCGTAAAGAAGGACAACATGCCGTTGTCATGGGACAAGATTATTACAATAGCATTATGGAAACATTACACCTGTTATCTTCTCCAAGTAATGCTGCCCATTTAGCAAAATCAATTGCTGAATTACGCGCATCGAAAGCAGTCGAAAGAGAACTTTTAGATGACACGACTGACTAG
- a CDS encoding OprD family outer membrane porin yields MRRQSLWIAMCTATAVLGTTATHAVFVEDSQVQLKFRNFFLDRQLDQPDKTKPQDFGSWSQAVTLDAKSGYAELGPVQVGVDVLAQYALRLSGDRGDNDYVMPYDYNSKEQARDNAKLGATLKAKISQTELKVGEILPMSPVVHFDPSRQLLTTFEGAWLESKDLKNTKLTLGYLDGVNSRYENQVHDFGLWPNELNTDKGKVREGDSENMLIAGVDYQVTPELAASYFYADVDNIYRQNYLGLAFNKKLDGHNKIATHIRYFDNQDSGDAIYGAIDNQALSLRGAWIHDNHTVDAGYQQIFGDTGNVNAMFPTLSGWVPQPYLVNWSVASFIRKDERSWSLGYTYDFKDTIAKGLTVTARHYDGSNIKNNNGTRGKEQEDNLIVNYVIPEGKLKGLGFQWMYINVNYANVPGFVDLTENRIATTYTYRF; encoded by the coding sequence ATGCGCCGTCAATCATTATGGATAGCAATGTGTACTGCAACAGCAGTTTTAGGGACAACGGCAACGCATGCAGTGTTTGTAGAAGACAGTCAAGTCCAACTCAAATTTCGCAACTTTTTCTTAGATCGTCAGCTCGATCAACCTGATAAAACTAAACCTCAAGATTTCGGCAGCTGGTCACAGGCAGTAACATTGGATGCTAAATCTGGTTATGCAGAACTTGGTCCTGTGCAAGTGGGTGTGGATGTTTTGGCACAATATGCTCTACGTTTAAGTGGAGATCGTGGTGATAATGACTATGTCATGCCATACGATTACAACAGCAAAGAGCAAGCCCGTGATAATGCAAAATTGGGTGCGACTTTAAAAGCGAAAATCAGCCAAACAGAACTGAAAGTGGGTGAAATTTTACCGATGTCACCTGTGGTGCATTTTGACCCATCACGCCAATTACTCACCACATTTGAAGGTGCTTGGTTAGAATCTAAAGACCTTAAAAATACCAAACTCACTTTGGGTTATTTAGATGGTGTGAATTCACGTTATGAAAATCAGGTGCATGATTTTGGACTGTGGCCCAATGAATTAAATACGGATAAAGGTAAAGTTCGTGAAGGCGATAGCGAAAATATGCTCATCGCAGGTGTGGACTATCAAGTCACACCTGAGTTGGCAGCAAGCTATTTCTATGCGGATGTAGATAATATTTACCGCCAAAATTATCTTGGTTTGGCTTTTAATAAAAAGCTTGATGGGCACAATAAAATCGCCACACATATCCGTTATTTCGATAACCAAGATTCAGGTGATGCGATTTATGGTGCAATTGATAACCAAGCACTTTCACTTCGTGGCGCGTGGATACATGACAACCATACGGTCGATGCAGGCTATCAACAGATTTTTGGTGATACGGGTAATGTGAATGCGATGTTCCCGACACTTTCAGGTTGGGTGCCACAGCCGTATTTGGTGAATTGGTCAGTGGCGAGCTTTATTCGTAAAGATGAGCGTTCTTGGAGTTTAGGTTATACCTATGATTTTAAAGATACGATTGCCAAAGGTTTGACTGTGACTGCACGTCATTATGATGGTTCAAATATTAAAAATAACAATGGTACACGTGGTAAGGAACAGGAAGATAATTTGATTGTAAATTATGTAATTCCTGAGGGTAAGCTTAAAGGTCTTGGTTTTCAATGGATGTATATCAATGTGAATTATGCCAATGTGCCAGGATTTGTGGATTTAACAGAGAATCGTATTGCGACGACGTATACCTATCGTTTTTAA
- the hcaE gene encoding 3-phenylpropionate/cinnamic acid dioxygenase subunit alpha: MSGKIDVREIDALVDAQNGRISPSIYTDPDLYELELERVFGRTWLFLCHESQIPKAGDFFNTYMGEDPIIVVRQKDGSIKALLNQCRHRSMRVSFADCGNTRAFTCPYHGWSYGVDGSLKDIPLEDRAFPQGACKEKWGLIEVNRVKSYKGLIFGCWDESTPDLEEYMGDIAWYLDGVLDRRPGGTEIIGGVHKWEIECNWKFAAEQFASDQYHALFSHASAIQVLGAKPDDEGSKKLGAAQTARPVWETAKDAIQYGSRGHGSGFFFTEKPDANVWVDGEVANYFRETFDEVKERLGEVRALRLAGHNTMFPTLSWLNGTATLRVWHPRGPNKTEVWAFCIADAEASQEVKEAFERSATRAFGPAGFLEQDDSENWIEIQKVLRGYKARKNQLIMEMGLGNEKVREDGIPGITNYIFSETAARGMYRRWADLLIHEKWEDVEAAAEAYEQELVK; encoded by the coding sequence ATGAGTGGAAAAATTGATGTACGTGAAATCGACGCTTTGGTCGATGCACAAAATGGACGTATCTCGCCATCTATTTATACAGATCCAGATTTGTATGAGTTGGAATTAGAGCGAGTTTTCGGTCGTACTTGGTTATTCCTTTGCCATGAAAGCCAAATTCCAAAAGCAGGTGATTTTTTTAACACCTATATGGGTGAAGATCCAATCATTGTGGTGCGTCAAAAAGATGGCTCAATCAAAGCATTATTGAACCAATGCCGTCACCGTTCGATGCGTGTCAGTTTTGCAGACTGTGGTAATACCCGTGCATTCACCTGTCCATATCACGGTTGGTCATACGGTGTTGATGGTTCACTGAAAGATATTCCACTGGAAGATCGTGCATTTCCACAAGGTGCATGTAAAGAAAAATGGGGCTTGATCGAAGTTAACCGTGTCAAATCTTATAAGGGCTTAATTTTCGGTTGTTGGGATGAAAGCACACCTGATCTTGAAGAATACATGGGTGATATTGCTTGGTATTTGGATGGTGTATTAGACCGTCGTCCGGGTGGTACAGAAATCATCGGGGGTGTACATAAGTGGGAAATCGAGTGTAACTGGAAATTTGCAGCAGAACAGTTTGCATCTGACCAATACCATGCATTGTTCTCACATGCTTCTGCGATTCAAGTCTTAGGTGCAAAACCTGATGATGAAGGCTCTAAAAAATTAGGTGCTGCCCAAACCGCTCGTCCTGTTTGGGAAACAGCCAAAGATGCAATTCAATATGGTTCACGTGGTCATGGTTCAGGCTTTTTCTTTACAGAGAAACCTGATGCAAACGTCTGGGTGGATGGTGAAGTTGCCAACTATTTCCGTGAAACATTCGATGAAGTCAAAGAACGTTTGGGTGAAGTCCGTGCTTTACGTCTTGCAGGTCATAACACCATGTTCCCAACATTGTCATGGTTGAATGGTACGGCAACACTTCGTGTATGGCATCCACGTGGTCCAAACAAAACAGAAGTGTGGGCATTCTGTATCGCCGATGCAGAAGCATCACAAGAAGTGAAAGAAGCTTTTGAACGTTCTGCGACCCGTGCCTTTGGTCCTGCGGGTTTCTTGGAACAAGATGACTCTGAGAACTGGATTGAGATTCAAAAAGTACTTCGTGGTTATAAAGCACGTAAAAACCAACTCATTATGGAAATGGGTTTAGGTAATGAAAAAGTCCGTGAAGATGGTATTCCTGGGATTACCAACTACATTTTCTCTGAAACAGCCGCACGTGGTATGTATCGTCGTTGGGCAGATTTACTGATTCATGAAAAATGGGAAGACGTAGAGGCTGCGGCAGAAGCGTATGAGCAGGAGCTTGTGAAATGA
- a CDS encoding alpha/beta fold hydrolase — MSTVQIPDYKTDAFFGLEDKWIETAEGELTHYHEIGEGTPILFLHGSGTGVSAAANWWLNLPQIGEQARCIAIDTIGYGQTVVAPNTAYGIRAWVDHAVRTLDALGIEKTWLVGNSLGGWLAFQLAMDYPDRVLGIVSMGTGGAKQTAALKAHANPVLTEEGIKKTLSMFVVNKDLITDELVKVRFASAANDYASNRLMDVVGARDRDRFEFPLDFDKMKDITVPVLLIHGVQDVVIPVSRSWDILNTVPHADAHIFSQCGHWSQVEKAEEFNTVIKDYLTARGV, encoded by the coding sequence ATGAGTACTGTACAAATCCCAGATTATAAAACTGATGCATTCTTCGGCTTAGAAGATAAATGGATTGAAACTGCTGAAGGCGAACTCACCCATTATCATGAAATAGGTGAGGGTACACCGATTCTGTTTTTACATGGTTCAGGTACAGGTGTTTCTGCAGCTGCAAACTGGTGGTTAAACTTGCCACAAATTGGTGAGCAAGCACGTTGTATCGCGATTGATACTATTGGTTATGGTCAAACTGTGGTAGCACCAAATACTGCTTATGGTATTCGTGCATGGGTTGATCATGCAGTACGTACTTTGGATGCTTTAGGCATTGAAAAAACTTGGTTGGTGGGTAACTCACTTGGTGGTTGGTTAGCTTTCCAATTGGCAATGGATTATCCAGATCGTGTACTCGGTATTGTATCTATGGGTACAGGTGGTGCAAAACAAACAGCAGCACTGAAAGCGCATGCAAATCCTGTATTGACAGAAGAAGGCATCAAAAAAACCTTGTCGATGTTTGTGGTAAACAAAGACTTGATTACAGATGAATTGGTGAAAGTACGTTTTGCTTCTGCGGCAAATGACTATGCATCAAATCGTTTAATGGATGTGGTTGGGGCACGTGATCGTGACCGTTTTGAATTTCCACTCGATTTTGACAAAATGAAAGACATTACCGTACCTGTACTGTTGATTCATGGTGTACAAGATGTGGTGATTCCAGTATCACGCTCATGGGATATTCTAAATACTGTACCACATGCCGATGCGCACATTTTCAGTCAGTGTGGTCACTGGTCACAAGTGGAAAAAGCTGAAGAATTTAATACGGTAATTAAAGATTATTTAACTGCACGTGGTGTGTAA
- a CDS encoding porin yields MNKIFTLLALSTLIATSSVYAGTINIGDSKTDLGGLNIGGAVRGAYVYKDFADDVSEGSTNGQFKFLDIKLMLNYENPNWLASFEARCYQYDRLCDAIFVRDAWLGYKLNEHSRISAGQQDVEFGFGRYWGNTNYGSLFSSMGFEGVENVGVKYKLNQNDYAFTLGFYPKDGGNFKGVSKDSSRYGVSYVEADDIENGTHIEEENIWATRFAKTFNIDSEKNFKTEVGASYLHSDLDNRISGETGKRDSWNAFATTDYQNWQWLIIAGQQKVDNADALRPNDSTLGARDYSYQVANDGKFMLSEINYSIKQPFENVPEIKPYLSYGKYYKDQQGYLDSERINAGVYFFYKDIGVQAEYIISKNDPAVGGSSTSLAQGDNQDTNKMFAFSIGYFF; encoded by the coding sequence ATGAATAAAATTTTCACTCTACTTGCGCTTTCTACACTCATTGCTACAAGTTCTGTATATGCAGGAACAATCAATATTGGTGATTCAAAAACGGATTTAGGCGGCTTAAATATTGGAGGTGCTGTTCGTGGTGCTTATGTTTACAAAGATTTTGCCGATGATGTGAGTGAAGGCTCAACCAATGGGCAATTCAAATTTCTTGATATCAAGCTGATGTTAAATTATGAAAATCCCAATTGGCTTGCCTCTTTTGAAGCGCGTTGCTACCAATATGATCGTTTATGTGATGCGATCTTTGTCCGTGATGCTTGGCTTGGCTATAAACTCAATGAACATAGCCGTATTTCAGCTGGACAACAAGATGTTGAGTTTGGTTTTGGTCGATATTGGGGGAATACCAACTATGGTTCGCTCTTTTCATCAATGGGCTTTGAAGGTGTAGAAAACGTCGGTGTTAAGTACAAGTTAAATCAAAATGATTATGCGTTTACACTCGGATTTTATCCAAAAGATGGTGGAAATTTTAAAGGTGTCAGTAAAGATTCAAGCCGTTATGGTGTGAGTTATGTGGAGGCGGATGACATTGAAAATGGCACACATATTGAGGAAGAAAATATATGGGCTACACGCTTTGCCAAAACATTTAACATAGATTCAGAAAAAAACTTTAAAACTGAAGTTGGTGCTTCATATTTGCACTCTGACTTAGACAATCGAATCAGTGGTGAAACGGGTAAACGAGACTCTTGGAATGCATTTGCAACAACGGATTATCAAAACTGGCAGTGGTTGATTATCGCAGGGCAACAAAAAGTAGATAATGCAGATGCATTACGTCCAAATGATTCGACCTTAGGTGCTCGAGATTACTCTTATCAAGTTGCAAATGATGGAAAGTTTATGTTGAGTGAAATCAATTACTCAATTAAACAACCTTTTGAAAATGTTCCTGAAATTAAGCCTTATCTGTCTTATGGAAAATACTATAAGGATCAACAAGGATATCTAGATTCAGAACGAATCAATGCGGGTGTATATTTCTTCTATAAAGACATTGGTGTTCAAGCAGAATATATCATCAGTAAAAATGACCCTGCTGTCGGTGGTAGTAGCACTTCACTTGCTCAAGGTGACAATCAGGACACCAATAAAATGTTTGCTTTTTCAATTGGATATTTTTTCTAA
- the hcaF gene encoding 3-phenylpropionate/cinnamic acid dioxygenase subunit beta: protein MSLVSLELQHQISQFLYREAKLLDDWKFREWLDVFAEDISYTLRTTPNAQTRDRRRSVEPPTTWVFNDNKHLLERRVARLETGMAWAEEPPSRTTHMVSNVIVEATEVDGEYDVYVTYLLYRTQKEKDVTIYCGKRHDKLRQVEGGLGWQIFNRKITLDQVTYNSHNLSVFF, encoded by the coding sequence ATGAGTTTAGTCAGCTTAGAACTTCAGCATCAGATCAGCCAATTTTTATATCGTGAAGCAAAATTACTCGATGACTGGAAATTCCGTGAATGGTTAGATGTCTTCGCAGAAGATATTTCTTATACGCTTCGCACCACACCAAATGCACAAACCCGTGACCGCCGTCGTTCTGTTGAGCCACCAACGACGTGGGTTTTTAATGACAATAAGCATTTGCTGGAACGCCGTGTTGCGCGTCTTGAAACAGGTATGGCTTGGGCGGAAGAACCTCCGTCACGTACCACGCACATGGTTTCAAACGTGATTGTTGAAGCGACCGAAGTTGATGGTGAATACGATGTTTACGTCACCTATTTACTTTACCGTACACAGAAAGAGAAAGATGTGACGATTTACTGCGGTAAACGTCATGACAAACTTCGCCAAGTTGAAGGCGGCTTAGGATGGCAGATTTTCAACCGTAAAATTACCCTAGACCAAGTGACTTACAACTCACACAACTTGAGCGTGTTCTTCTGA
- the hcaC gene encoding 3-phenylpropionate/cinnamic acid dioxygenase ferredoxin subunit — translation MNKIFVCQIDELDEGEALKVECGVNGIEALAVFNNNGEFFAMNDRCSHGNASMSEGYLEDDGTVECPLHSARFCLKTGEALCLPATDPIKTFPVIVEDGQLFVEMAGE, via the coding sequence ATGAATAAAATTTTTGTTTGCCAAATTGATGAGTTAGATGAAGGCGAAGCACTGAAAGTTGAGTGTGGTGTAAATGGCATCGAAGCACTTGCTGTGTTTAATAACAACGGTGAATTCTTTGCCATGAATGACCGTTGTTCACATGGTAATGCCTCTATGTCTGAAGGTTATCTGGAAGATGATGGTACGGTGGAATGTCCATTACATTCTGCACGTTTTTGTCTAAAAACAGGTGAAGCATTGTGTCTACCTGCAACTGATCCAATCAAAACATTCCCTGTGATTGTGGAAGATGGTCAATTGTTTGTAGAAATGGCAGGAGAATAA
- a CDS encoding amidohydrolase, with amino-acid sequence MKRIQAALLATPLLILSQISSADWVKDAVIKTEPQTIQLRHQIHQHPELGNMEFNTSKLVQKELKSYGIEVKTGYAKTGVVGVLKGALPGPVMALRADMDALPVEEKTGLSFASKVKALYQGKQESVMHACGHDTHTAMLLSAAKVLAENKDKLVGTVVFVFQPAEEGAADIDNFTQGDQIGSRKMIADGAFKQNKPEVIFGIHVISGMPTGNLFYKSGAILNSADEFRIKLTGQQVHASMPWAGTDPIVTSAQVITNLQTLISRQSDLTKGMGVVSVGQISGGTVSNVIPEEVSMAGTIRTNNEAIRQNILKKLPEMVKFTALANNVKANVDISSYAPVTTNDKTLTELTAPALETAVGKSQLHLLDNNASPSEDFAYYGKLMPSLFVFLGATPADQDMAKAAPNHSSEFVVDDATLKTGVETHVRFILNYPSIAKQVQASWKAQ; translated from the coding sequence ATGAAAAGAATTCAGGCAGCATTACTTGCAACACCTTTATTGATTTTATCTCAAATCAGTTCTGCGGATTGGGTCAAAGACGCTGTCATTAAAACAGAACCTCAAACCATTCAATTACGCCATCAAATTCATCAACATCCTGAACTTGGCAACATGGAGTTTAATACTTCTAAATTAGTTCAAAAAGAACTCAAATCATACGGGATTGAAGTTAAAACTGGATATGCAAAAACTGGGGTAGTCGGTGTTCTCAAAGGTGCTTTACCTGGACCAGTGATGGCTTTACGCGCAGATATGGATGCCTTACCTGTTGAGGAAAAAACTGGTTTAAGTTTTGCCAGTAAAGTTAAGGCGCTCTATCAAGGAAAGCAAGAATCAGTGATGCATGCTTGTGGACATGACACACATACCGCAATGTTACTGAGTGCTGCCAAAGTTCTCGCTGAAAATAAGGATAAACTTGTGGGTACTGTCGTTTTTGTTTTCCAACCTGCTGAAGAAGGCGCAGCAGACATTGATAATTTTACCCAAGGTGACCAAATTGGTTCTCGTAAAATGATCGCTGATGGTGCTTTTAAGCAGAACAAACCCGAAGTTATTTTTGGCATTCATGTGATTTCAGGCATGCCAACTGGCAACCTGTTCTATAAAAGTGGTGCAATTTTAAATAGCGCAGATGAATTCCGCATTAAATTAACAGGTCAACAAGTTCATGCATCTATGCCATGGGCTGGAACGGATCCAATCGTGACTTCTGCTCAGGTGATTACCAATTTACAAACACTCATCAGTCGCCAGTCTGATCTAACCAAAGGCATGGGTGTTGTGAGTGTTGGACAAATTTCTGGCGGAACTGTGAGCAATGTTATTCCCGAAGAAGTTTCAATGGCGGGAACAATTCGTACAAATAACGAAGCTATCCGTCAGAATATTTTGAAAAAACTCCCAGAAATGGTGAAATTTACGGCACTAGCAAATAATGTGAAAGCCAATGTAGACATTTCATCTTATGCACCTGTGACCACAAATGATAAAACTTTGACTGAACTTACAGCACCAGCGCTCGAAACTGCGGTTGGCAAATCTCAATTACACCTCTTGGATAATAATGCGAGTCCAAGCGAAGACTTTGCCTATTATGGGAAATTAATGCCATCACTTTTTGTTTTCCTTGGCGCAACACCTGCTGACCAAGATATGGCAAAAGCAGCACCTAACCATAGTTCAGAATTTGTTGTCGATGATGCAACCCTAAAAACTGGGGTAGAAACACATGTCCGTTTTATTTTGAATTACCCATCTATTGCCAAGCAAGTTCAAGCTTCATGGAAAGCACAATAA
- the hcaR gene encoding DNA-binding transcriptional regulator HcaR: MELRHLRYFITVAEELNFSKAALKLYTAQPSLSQQIKDLEEDVGVRLLNRTKRKVELTEEGAVFLEQARLTLAQADKAVAMARQVSKAKQQLLRIGFVPVAEMKVFPYVLPNLRVQNPDLKIELLSLNNLEQMRAIKKGELDVSFTRHNFHNDEIESKFVLREPLIFILPKDHPLAKYERIPVKALNGIDFIIPAEEQSGTLHNAILDFAKQNNIEFNIVQKADNILFNINSIGMGLGCTILPGYIAPLTMSNTVIRPLDVELPYLDLYVSYRKNMDSVAVQKFMELLTKVFYLDINRSDR, from the coding sequence ATGGAATTACGACATCTAAGATACTTCATTACTGTGGCTGAAGAACTCAACTTCAGTAAAGCAGCATTGAAACTTTATACCGCACAACCTTCTCTCAGTCAGCAAATCAAAGACCTAGAAGAAGATGTCGGTGTCAGACTACTGAATCGTACTAAACGTAAAGTTGAACTGACCGAAGAAGGTGCTGTTTTTCTAGAACAAGCACGCTTAACTTTGGCACAAGCGGACAAGGCTGTTGCCATGGCACGCCAAGTCTCCAAAGCCAAACAACAGTTACTTCGTATAGGCTTCGTTCCTGTTGCAGAAATGAAGGTTTTTCCTTATGTACTGCCTAATTTAAGGGTACAAAATCCTGATCTTAAAATCGAATTATTAAGCTTAAACAACCTTGAGCAAATGCGTGCGATTAAGAAAGGTGAATTGGATGTCAGCTTTACCCGACATAACTTTCACAATGATGAAATTGAAAGTAAGTTTGTCCTACGTGAGCCTTTGATTTTTATTTTACCCAAAGATCACCCTTTGGCGAAGTATGAACGTATTCCTGTTAAAGCATTGAATGGTATTGATTTTATTATTCCTGCCGAAGAGCAATCAGGTACGTTGCACAACGCTATTTTAGACTTTGCCAAACAGAATAATATTGAATTTAATATCGTGCAAAAAGCCGATAATATTTTGTTTAATATCAACTCGATTGGTATGGGGCTAGGTTGCACAATCCTACCTGGTTATATTGCACCACTCACCATGAGCAACACGGTCATTCGCCCACTCGATGTAGAGCTTCCGTATTTAGATTTGTATGTCAGCTACCGTAAAAATATGGATTCTGTCGCTGTACAAAAATTTATGGAACTCTTAACAAAGGTATTTTATCTCGATATCAATCGCTCAGATCGTTAA